The following proteins are co-located in the Spirosoma montaniterrae genome:
- a CDS encoding DUF4185 domain-containing protein yields the protein MNKYRITLIVSLFYTASLAQSSPAAKPEYGFSRTKSPFRWADNTPAGCPFPKSPRFAKLLFSGRYANYTNGDTWYPSWADDDALYSPWTDGYILRTDVFEPFQESHPGLACNSLDFMGRKAATGNAKIVGNDPLNLQIVPLGRTDGPPAPYGGRYPCGSLVHNGVWYYGTYCLTNNPTNDCGGNGWTEMGPFVGFRTSTDYGKTWQETPHTPVKPIFGENPAQAKVKIGSPHFVDFGKNMQHSPDGYAYLTAHGATNPAVCNNWIQGDEIYLIRVKPSLQTLNDPNAYEFYAGKDKAGKPIWSRQFADLKPLLTWDGHLGCVTVTYNPGLKKYLMCISRGIQVEKADKGPTNLRYDTMILEADALTGNWKLLQYLDRFGPMAYFVNIPSKFISPDGRTMWLSYSANWDDKNRYGNPAGSYYSFSLHEIMME from the coding sequence ATGAATAAATATCGTATTACTCTGATTGTCAGTTTGTTTTATACAGCGTCGTTGGCGCAATCTTCGCCTGCTGCCAAACCCGAATATGGCTTCTCGCGCACGAAAAGCCCGTTCCGCTGGGCCGATAACACGCCAGCCGGTTGCCCGTTTCCAAAAAGCCCGCGCTTTGCCAAACTGCTGTTTTCGGGTCGATATGCCAACTATACCAATGGCGATACGTGGTATCCGTCGTGGGCCGATGACGACGCGCTGTACTCACCCTGGACCGACGGCTATATACTGCGCACCGACGTGTTTGAACCGTTTCAGGAGTCGCATCCGGGGCTGGCCTGCAACTCGCTCGACTTTATGGGTCGCAAGGCTGCTACGGGCAATGCGAAAATTGTGGGCAACGACCCACTGAACCTGCAGATTGTGCCGTTGGGGCGCACCGACGGGCCACCCGCGCCCTACGGTGGTCGCTACCCGTGCGGATCGCTGGTGCATAACGGCGTCTGGTATTACGGCACTTACTGCCTGACCAACAACCCCACCAACGACTGTGGCGGCAACGGCTGGACCGAGATGGGGCCGTTTGTAGGCTTCCGCACCTCAACCGATTACGGCAAAACGTGGCAGGAAACGCCCCACACGCCCGTCAAACCTATTTTCGGTGAAAATCCGGCGCAGGCCAAAGTTAAAATTGGGTCGCCCCACTTTGTTGATTTTGGAAAAAATATGCAGCACTCGCCCGATGGTTATGCCTACCTGACCGCGCATGGGGCCACCAACCCGGCTGTATGTAACAACTGGATACAGGGCGATGAAATCTACCTGATTCGGGTAAAACCTTCGCTCCAGACCCTGAACGATCCGAATGCCTACGAGTTTTACGCCGGAAAAGACAAGGCCGGAAAGCCTATCTGGAGCCGCCAGTTCGCCGACCTGAAACCGCTTTTGACATGGGATGGACATTTGGGCTGCGTAACGGTGACGTACAACCCCGGCCTCAAGAAATACCTGATGTGCATCAGCCGGGGCATTCAGGTCGAAAAAGCTGACAAAGGCCCAACCAACCTCCGTTACGACACCATGATTCTGGAAGCCGACGCGCTTACCGGCAACTGGAAACTGCTGCAATACCTCGACAGGTTTGGCCCGATGGCCTATTTCGTCAACATCCCGTCGAAGTTTATCTCACCCGATGGCCGCACCATGTGGCTCAGCTACTCGGCCAACTGGGACGACAAAAACCGCTATGGCAACCCCGCAGGCAGCTATTATTCTTTCTCACTGCACGAGATCATGATGGAATGA
- a CDS encoding glutamate-5-semialdehyde dehydrogenase, producing MTPITPLLQATQQAAATVRRLSPARKTDLLNQLANVLIDHTAQIVAENRRDLDRMDPADPKFDRLKLTEARVQGLADSLRDVALLPDPAGEVLLEREIEPGLRLKKMTVPLGVVGVIYEARPNVTVDVASLCLRSGNACVLKGGKEADFSNRYLVGLIQSVLAEFGVPKAAVTLLPPDRAVVNELLTAVRYVDIIIPRGSESLIQFVRKNSLVPTIETGAGVCHTYVEASADLAKAAAIVVNAKVSRPSVCNALDCVLVDTAIADRLLPLLTEDFARWNVEVFADEMAFGILQNAGYTNLQPARDEDFGREFLDYKCAIKVVDGPDEALSHIQTYSSRHSEAILSQNQAVIDRFLAEVDAAAVYANASTRFTDGGCFGLGAEIGISTQKLHARGPFALEKLVTEKWIVTGNGQVRW from the coding sequence ATGACACCGATAACGCCCCTTCTGCAAGCAACACAACAGGCTGCTGCTACCGTTCGACGGCTCTCGCCCGCCCGTAAAACCGACCTCCTCAACCAGCTTGCTAACGTACTGATCGACCATACGGCCCAAATCGTGGCCGAAAATCGGCGCGACCTCGACCGCATGGACCCTGCCGACCCCAAATTCGACCGGCTCAAATTGACCGAAGCCCGCGTTCAGGGCCTGGCCGACAGCCTGCGCGACGTGGCCCTGCTGCCCGACCCCGCCGGAGAAGTGCTGCTCGAACGGGAGATTGAACCTGGACTGCGGCTGAAAAAAATGACCGTACCGCTCGGCGTGGTGGGCGTTATTTATGAAGCCCGGCCCAACGTTACGGTAGACGTGGCGTCGCTTTGTCTGCGGTCAGGCAATGCCTGTGTGCTGAAAGGGGGCAAAGAAGCTGACTTTTCTAACCGCTATTTAGTTGGTCTGATACAGAGTGTGTTGGCCGAGTTTGGTGTACCGAAGGCCGCCGTTACGCTGCTACCGCCCGACCGTGCCGTAGTCAACGAACTGCTCACGGCAGTGCGCTATGTCGATATTATTATTCCGCGCGGGTCGGAGTCGCTGATTCAGTTTGTGCGGAAAAATTCGCTCGTGCCAACTATTGAAACCGGCGCGGGCGTATGCCACACCTACGTCGAAGCCTCGGCTGATCTGGCAAAAGCTGCGGCTATTGTCGTGAATGCTAAAGTCTCGCGCCCATCGGTATGCAACGCCCTCGATTGTGTGCTGGTCGATACCGCCATAGCCGACCGGTTGCTGCCCCTGCTGACCGAAGACTTTGCCAGGTGGAACGTCGAGGTGTTTGCCGACGAAATGGCGTTTGGCATTTTGCAGAACGCGGGCTACACCAACCTGCAACCCGCTCGTGACGAAGACTTTGGCCGCGAGTTTCTGGATTATAAATGTGCCATAAAAGTTGTTGACGGGCCAGACGAAGCCCTGTCGCACATTCAAACGTATTCGTCGCGGCATTCGGAGGCCATTCTTTCGCAGAATCAGGCCGTTATCGACCGGTTTCTGGCCGAAGTCGATGCGGCTGCCGTGTACGCCAACGCATCGACACGCTTTACCGATGGCGGCTGTTTCGGGTTAGGTGCCGAAATTGGTATTTCGACGCAGAAACTCCACGCCCGTGGCCCGTTCGCGCTCGAAAAGTTAGTGACCGAAAAGTGGATTGTCACTGGCAACGGGCAGGTGCGGTGGTGA
- a CDS encoding toxin-antitoxin system TumE family protein, with product MTESIHWLHHHSLVSDYDVLDFYDFDGAAHLKLRIVLTDGSLLFTKEYTDEVKHSYAYHWQTADAIWLMRWDNVPHFPKLASFPHHKHDYRGGAEVVVESYSVTLSDVLEFIATELQLPQP from the coding sequence ATGACTGAATCTATACACTGGTTGCACCACCATTCGCTTGTATCCGATTATGACGTTTTGGATTTCTATGACTTTGATGGTGCAGCGCATTTGAAGCTTCGGATTGTCTTGACCGACGGTTCATTATTGTTCACGAAAGAATACACTGACGAAGTTAAACATAGTTATGCCTATCACTGGCAGACAGCCGATGCAATCTGGCTGATGCGTTGGGATAATGTGCCGCATTTCCCAAAATTAGCTTCGTTCCCCCACCATAAGCATGATTACCGGGGCGGTGCAGAAGTGGTAGTAGAAAGCTATAGTGTTACGTTATCCGACGTTCTCGAATTTATCGCCACCGAACTCCAATTACCCCAACCATGA
- the proB gene encoding glutamate 5-kinase, whose amino-acid sequence MTKPVLVLKFGTASITKSTGEPNEPIMVDIARQVAALQPHYHIVLVSSGAVGAGKGLIRDYRGDITQRKAAAAVGNLLLLNQYSRFFSIYGVSIAQSLCERHHFANRDQFLQLKQTYEELWANGIIPIANENDVVSNRELKFSDNDELATLIAVGFGADVLMLCTSVGGLLDGNGQIIRQVTAFDERVFGVVRTDKSSMGLGGMASKLTFAKLATRLGIRVVIFGLNEPNSLDRALRGEIGTEFTPAETSLSARNRWLASGSLVVGRVQVDAGAVRALTQRRSLLAVGVRAVLGEFAAGEMVEIIDEQDTVVAVARARISSETLTQQRQQQNVDVANANDIVLL is encoded by the coding sequence ATGACAAAACCCGTTCTTGTACTGAAATTTGGCACCGCTTCCATTACCAAATCGACTGGCGAACCGAATGAACCCATCATGGTCGATATTGCGCGGCAGGTAGCGGCTCTCCAGCCGCACTACCACATCGTACTCGTGTCGTCGGGGGCGGTGGGCGCAGGCAAGGGACTTATCCGCGATTACCGGGGCGATATTACCCAGCGTAAGGCCGCTGCGGCTGTCGGTAATCTGCTGTTGCTCAATCAATATTCGCGCTTCTTTTCCATCTACGGCGTCTCCATTGCCCAAAGCCTCTGCGAACGGCACCACTTCGCCAACCGCGACCAGTTTCTGCAACTAAAACAAACCTACGAAGAGCTTTGGGCGAACGGTATTATTCCGATTGCCAACGAAAACGACGTGGTCAGCAACCGCGAACTGAAATTTTCGGATAACGACGAACTGGCAACGCTCATCGCCGTAGGGTTTGGGGCCGACGTGCTGATGCTGTGTACGTCGGTTGGTGGGTTATTAGACGGCAATGGGCAGATTATCAGGCAGGTGACAGCCTTCGACGAGCGTGTTTTCGGGGTAGTCCGTACCGATAAATCATCGATGGGGCTGGGCGGCATGGCTTCCAAGCTGACGTTTGCCAAGTTGGCGACACGCTTAGGTATCCGGGTCGTAATTTTCGGATTGAACGAACCAAACAGCCTTGACCGGGCGTTGCGGGGCGAAATAGGCACCGAATTTACACCGGCGGAAACGTCGCTGTCGGCGCGGAACCGCTGGTTGGCGAGCGGGTCGCTGGTGGTGGGTCGGGTACAGGTTGATGCGGGAGCGGTGCGGGCCTTAACGCAACGGCGCAGTTTACTGGCCGTAGGCGTTCGGGCGGTGCTGGGCGAGTTTGCCGCTGGCGAAATGGTTGAAATTATAGATGAACAGGATACGGTAGTGGCTGTGGCGCGGGCGCGGATTTCGTCGGAAACGCTTACGCAACAACGTCAACAACAAAACGTTGACGTGGCGAATGCCAACGATATTGTACTTTTGTAG
- the aat gene encoding leucyl/phenylalanyl-tRNA--protein transferase, with product MSKLSADDLIYGYINGIFPMADADSTLYWYAPDPRAVIPIDTYQPARSLRPVLNQKRFDVRVNDNFEQVMRYCSVPRSDDDSTWISEEIIDAYTELHRMGLAHSVETYIDNRLVGGLYGVSLGAAFFGESMFYHVSDASKVAFHYLIMTLREQQFQLLDTQFINDNVRRFGAIEIPKADYLRRLKAALRQKARFTENVFEHLFRNHAGD from the coding sequence ATGAGCAAGCTCTCCGCCGACGACCTGATCTACGGGTACATCAACGGCATCTTTCCGATGGCCGACGCGGACAGTACGCTCTACTGGTACGCGCCCGACCCCCGCGCCGTTATTCCCATCGACACCTACCAACCCGCCCGGTCGCTGCGGCCCGTTTTAAACCAAAAACGCTTCGACGTGCGCGTAAACGACAATTTTGAGCAGGTGATGCGCTACTGTTCCGTACCCCGCTCCGATGATGATAGCACCTGGATTTCCGAGGAAATTATCGACGCGTACACCGAACTGCACCGCATGGGGCTTGCACATAGCGTTGAAACGTATATAGATAATCGTTTGGTTGGCGGTTTGTACGGCGTATCGCTGGGCGCGGCTTTTTTCGGCGAGTCGATGTTCTACCACGTCAGCGATGCCTCGAAAGTAGCGTTTCATTATCTGATTATGACATTGCGCGAACAGCAGTTCCAACTCCTTGACACGCAGTTTATTAATGATAACGTTCGGCGGTTCGGTGCCATTGAAATTCCCAAAGCCGATTATCTTCGCCGACTCAAAGCAGCCCTTCGCCAGAAAGCACGCTTCACCGAAAACGTCTTCGAACACCTGTTCCGTAATCATGCGGGCGATTAA
- a CDS encoding DUF4260 domain-containing protein, producing MKTLLKSEELALFLGSIYLFSRLNFAWWWFPALLLLPDISMIGYLVNPAVGAVLYNVVHHKGLGILIGLLGLATGNQYLMLAGVILLAHSSMDRVAGYGLKYFDSFKHTSLGLL from the coding sequence ATGAAAACGCTCTTAAAATCTGAAGAATTAGCCCTGTTTCTGGGCAGCATCTACCTGTTCTCGCGCCTGAACTTCGCTTGGTGGTGGTTTCCGGCCCTGTTGCTCCTGCCCGACATCAGTATGATTGGCTATTTAGTAAACCCAGCCGTGGGTGCGGTGTTGTATAACGTGGTACACCACAAGGGATTAGGCATCCTGATTGGGCTGCTGGGTTTGGCAACTGGCAATCAGTACCTCATGCTGGCGGGAGTTATATTGCTGGCCCATTCAAGCATGGACCGCGTGGCGGGCTACGGTCTGAAATATTTCGATAGCTTTAAGCATACCAGCCTCGGATTGTTGTAA
- a CDS encoding AraC family transcriptional regulator codes for MKVAHTLSVATVNLMLFAARQRGADPDALIQTVGLTPGYLRHPDNRISIRQMHDLWREAIAATGDNSLPLKLGELVSPMSVGVLAYVMMHSPTLGAALNRLFQYQDLVCEGIRTTGKRTGNQFALLLDIVSPDVTYPDYALNSELSVYQSAMRALTGQRLVADTVQFSYPHPADVSEHERVFGPAEIGFDTHQTAYIFDASLLNLPVLNANPGLFTLFEQHAGELLQRVRTLTLRERVRAEIVTLLKGEEPTLVAIADRLAMGVRTLQLHLKGEGTTYQQELDDVRKELAVRHLREPNLSLTDVCYLLGFSEPSVFFRSFKKWTGQTPGEFRAAYL; via the coding sequence ATGAAAGTCGCTCATACGCTTTCGGTAGCTACGGTTAATCTGATGTTGTTTGCCGCCCGACAACGAGGGGCCGATCCCGACGCACTCATACAAACGGTGGGGCTTACACCCGGCTATCTGCGCCACCCCGACAATCGTATTTCCATTCGGCAAATGCACGACCTCTGGCGCGAAGCAATAGCGGCCACGGGCGACAACAGCCTGCCTCTTAAACTTGGCGAGTTAGTCAGTCCAATGTCGGTAGGTGTGCTGGCCTATGTGATGATGCACAGCCCCACGCTGGGGGCAGCTCTCAACAGACTGTTTCAGTATCAAGACCTTGTATGCGAAGGTATCCGCACTACGGGCAAACGCACAGGGAATCAGTTTGCATTGCTACTCGATATAGTCAGCCCCGACGTTACTTATCCCGACTACGCGCTGAACTCCGAATTGTCGGTGTATCAATCGGCGATGCGGGCGTTGACCGGGCAACGGCTCGTGGCTGATACCGTACAGTTTTCGTATCCACACCCGGCTGACGTTAGCGAACACGAGCGCGTATTTGGCCCGGCTGAAATCGGCTTCGATACCCATCAAACGGCCTATATTTTCGACGCATCCCTGCTCAACCTGCCCGTACTGAACGCCAATCCAGGGCTGTTCACGCTGTTCGAGCAACACGCCGGCGAGTTGTTGCAGCGTGTTCGGACACTGACTCTGCGCGAACGTGTCCGGGCCGAAATTGTGACGTTGCTGAAGGGCGAAGAACCGACGCTCGTGGCCATTGCCGACCGGCTGGCGATGGGTGTTAGAACGTTGCAACTGCATCTGAAAGGCGAAGGCACGACTTATCAGCAGGAATTAGACGATGTGCGTAAGGAATTAGCCGTCAGGCACCTCCGGGAACCAAACCTGAGTTTAACGGATGTATGTTATCTGCTGGGTTTTTCGGAACCGAGCGTATTTTTCCGGTCGTTTAAAAAATGGACCGGCCAAACGCCTGGCGAATTCCGGGCTGCGTATTTATGA
- a CDS encoding helical backbone metal receptor, which yields MPTSPQRIVSVVPSQTELLFDLGVGEQVIGVTKFCIHPAHARTTGTVVGGTKTLHLDRIHALRPDLILANKEENTRDQIEELQRHYPVHITNVLTLPDALSMIRTVGTLVGAGAQANQMAAQIAQDFAGLPQPLTNRLRVAYLIWRKPYMVAASDTFIDAMLTAAGFYNAFADQSRYPEVSTETLQAARPDLVFLSSEPYPFKPKHVTELQAVCPWAQVLGVDGEVFSWYGSRLLRATTYFRELQTKLHA from the coding sequence ATGCCAACGTCTCCGCAACGCATCGTCTCCGTCGTGCCATCGCAAACCGAACTGCTGTTCGATCTGGGCGTGGGTGAACAGGTTATTGGCGTCACAAAGTTCTGCATTCATCCGGCCCATGCGCGAACGACCGGGACGGTTGTTGGTGGCACGAAAACGCTCCACCTCGACCGCATTCACGCGCTCCGGCCCGACCTGATTCTGGCAAACAAAGAAGAAAATACACGAGATCAGATCGAAGAACTACAACGCCACTACCCTGTTCACATCACCAACGTTCTAACGCTGCCCGACGCGCTGTCAATGATTCGCACTGTAGGTACGCTGGTTGGAGCCGGCGCACAGGCCAATCAGATGGCCGCGCAGATTGCTCAGGATTTTGCTGGCCTTCCCCAGCCGCTCACCAACCGGCTGCGCGTGGCCTACCTAATCTGGCGCAAACCATACATGGTGGCAGCTTCCGATACGTTTATCGACGCTATGCTCACCGCAGCCGGGTTTTATAACGCGTTCGCCGATCAAAGCCGCTACCCGGAGGTGTCGACGGAAACGTTGCAAGCCGCCCGGCCCGATCTGGTGTTTTTGTCATCGGAGCCGTACCCGTTCAAGCCGAAACACGTAACAGAGTTACAGGCCGTTTGCCCATGGGCGCAGGTGCTGGGAGTCGATGGGGAGGTATTTTCGTGGTATGGCAGTCGATTGCTCCGGGCAACTACCTATTTTCGGGAGTTGCAAACTAAACTCCATGCATGA
- a CDS encoding Rad52/Rad22 family DNA repair protein, translating into MNLTILTAPLTAQEIEWRVQSQTKDGQKIIVVPYITNRCVMQRFDEQFGWSNWQNEIKEIDGGFLCTITVAMQGGQLVKKTDGASRTDIEPVKGGISDAMKRCAVQFGLGRSLYDFPRVFVQTTDKYIPDWAQTLLDKLVEKINAGGAVRDVIVLKPEHAKPAAKAV; encoded by the coding sequence ATGAACTTAACTATTTTAACGGCTCCACTTACGGCGCAGGAGATTGAGTGGCGCGTACAAAGTCAAACCAAAGACGGGCAAAAGATTATTGTGGTGCCGTATATCACCAACCGTTGTGTCATGCAACGTTTCGATGAACAGTTCGGCTGGTCGAACTGGCAGAACGAAATCAAGGAAATCGACGGGGGGTTTCTCTGCACCATTACCGTTGCCATGCAGGGCGGGCAGTTAGTCAAAAAAACCGACGGAGCCAGCCGCACCGACATTGAACCCGTAAAAGGGGGTATCAGTGACGCAATGAAACGTTGCGCCGTACAGTTCGGGCTGGGTCGTTCACTGTATGATTTTCCACGCGTGTTCGTGCAAACAACGGATAAATACATTCCCGACTGGGCGCAGACGCTGCTTGACAAATTGGTCGAAAAAATCAACGCGGGCGGTGCCGTTCGCGACGTGATTGTACTCAAACCTGAACACGCTAAACCGGCGGCTAAGGCTGTGTGA
- a CDS encoding head GIN domain-containing protein: protein MKTLTALFFVFALAVSSTQAQQQETIKGNGQIVTQKRTLGSFGKLNVRVGMRVKITAGDAASAELEGESNILEHVLTDVKNGELTVTFAPNKSFNQTKGVVVTIHVPKLDQVMVSTGCSVDSDLPIQASTLTATVETGSSLTAPINAKTLKLAVKQGSKANLTGTVADADIELEGAGKLNAEKLTIARADVRLEGASRADIHVTETLSAAADGVSTINYTGNPTVKSEQATGLSKIRKQGK from the coding sequence ATGAAAACCCTGACCGCCCTCTTTTTTGTCTTTGCACTGGCCGTATCGTCAACACAGGCGCAGCAGCAGGAAACTATCAAAGGCAACGGCCAAATCGTGACGCAGAAACGCACACTCGGCTCGTTCGGCAAACTCAATGTTCGCGTAGGCATGCGCGTCAAAATTACGGCGGGTGATGCAGCCTCTGCCGAACTCGAAGGCGAAAGCAATATCCTCGAACACGTTCTTACCGACGTGAAAAACGGTGAGCTGACGGTTACGTTTGCACCGAACAAGAGCTTCAATCAAACCAAGGGGGTTGTTGTCACGATTCACGTACCCAAACTTGATCAGGTGATGGTCAGTACTGGTTGCTCGGTCGATTCAGACCTGCCCATTCAGGCCAGTACCCTGACGGCAACGGTCGAAACGGGTAGTTCGCTAACGGCCCCAATCAACGCGAAAACGCTGAAATTAGCCGTGAAGCAAGGCTCGAAAGCCAACCTGACCGGCACCGTAGCCGACGCCGACATTGAACTGGAAGGAGCCGGTAAGCTCAATGCCGAAAAGCTGACCATCGCCCGCGCCGACGTTCGGCTCGAAGGAGCAAGCCGCGCCGACATTCACGTGACCGAAACCCTTTCAGCCGCTGCCGATGGTGTAAGTACGATCAACTACACGGGCAACCCGACCGTCAAATCAGAACAGGCTACCGGCCTGTCGAAAATTCGGAAACAGGGGAAGTGA
- a CDS encoding vWA domain-containing protein, with product MTQTQAAQNPVTPTTSTAETVADILKHRVYNLLILDESGSMASIKQATISGFNETLQTIQHAEREYAGQQHFVAVVPFSTCRPLDRFDLQTTAALKLLDDQTYKPNCGTPLYDAIGFGITQLSQVIGQQGGTYNVLVTVLTDGEENSSKQYTGPQIKTMIDTLRPLGWLFTYMGANHDVEKTAATLSIQHKMAFTADADGVQRSLKKDSLSRLKLYAKMNLSQKLGKTLTDKDTDYFGEGDVN from the coding sequence ATGACACAAACACAAGCTGCTCAAAATCCTGTTACGCCTACGACATCGACCGCTGAGACAGTGGCCGATATCCTGAAACATCGGGTTTACAACCTGCTAATTTTAGACGAAAGCGGCTCGATGGCAAGCATCAAACAAGCCACTATCAGCGGGTTTAACGAAACACTGCAAACCATTCAGCACGCCGAACGCGAATACGCCGGGCAGCAGCATTTTGTGGCCGTTGTGCCGTTCAGCACCTGCCGCCCGCTCGACCGTTTCGACCTGCAAACCACAGCCGCGCTGAAACTGCTTGACGACCAAACATACAAACCCAACTGCGGCACGCCCCTCTACGACGCTATTGGCTTCGGCATTACCCAGTTGAGTCAGGTTATTGGGCAGCAGGGCGGTACGTACAACGTGCTGGTAACGGTGCTGACCGATGGGGAAGAGAACTCGTCGAAACAGTACACTGGTCCGCAGATAAAGACGATGATCGACACGCTGAGACCGCTCGGATGGCTCTTCACGTACATGGGCGCAAACCACGACGTCGAAAAAACAGCCGCCACCCTGTCGATTCAGCACAAGATGGCCTTCACGGCTGATGCCGACGGTGTGCAGCGTTCGTTGAAGAAGGATAGCCTGAGTCGGTTGAAGCTATACGCGAAGATGAACCTGAGCCAAAAGCTCGGCAAAACGCTCACGGACAAAGACACCGATTATTTCGGGGAAGGGGATGTGAACTGA
- a CDS encoding helix-turn-helix domain-containing protein — protein sequence MDEQNYVIQNPTEFPSGHSEVGNLDKIRADLLKSSRLEQSLSYDEFAEMVCIDADRLQRIETYQEPLSATEIEIFCYIKQVPLIDFFPLLQKGANSSMGQFVRTHRRARGLSQEALGVAIGVTKQAISKIEMGESYPSHMHLKPLAIVLSVPLTELLARRPH from the coding sequence ATGGACGAACAGAACTATGTTATTCAAAACCCAACAGAATTTCCATCGGGGCATAGTGAAGTGGGTAATCTTGATAAAATTAGGGCTGATTTGCTCAAAAGTTCACGCTTGGAGCAAAGTCTTAGTTACGATGAATTTGCAGAGATGGTTTGCATTGATGCTGATCGCCTACAACGTATAGAGACTTATCAAGAACCACTATCTGCTACAGAAATAGAGATATTCTGTTATATAAAACAGGTTCCATTAATTGACTTTTTCCCACTTCTACAAAAAGGGGCAAATTCATCAATGGGGCAGTTCGTACGCACTCACCGTAGAGCAAGAGGTTTAAGTCAAGAGGCACTTGGTGTAGCGATAGGTGTAACTAAACAGGCTATTAGTAAAATTGAAATGGGTGAAAGCTATCCCAGTCATATGCATCTAAAGCCTCTCGCAATAGTATTGAGTGTTCCTCTAACTGAACTTTTGGCGCGAAGACCTCATTGA
- a CDS encoding SDR family NAD(P)-dependent oxidoreductase has translation MKTALITGANSGLGLATARALAQRSVNLILLCRSERKGREAQLSIQQANPAVRVDLITADLADLASVRRATVQVREQYDTLNVLINNAGYTPARIEFTPEGIEKSFFASHIGHFVLTHELLDLLKKSATATEPARVVTLSSAAYLGGRTSRFFRRIETLSPTLAYCDDKLANLLFAKELAKRTAGQNIVSYSVHPGAVKTNFGADTPGFLGKVFALVGPLMRTPERGAETSIFLASAPLKAIGERNNGAYFADSRPKTTYNGDITDEKAAWLWEKSLVYL, from the coding sequence GTGAAAACCGCCCTCATTACCGGTGCCAACTCCGGTTTAGGTTTGGCTACGGCCCGTGCGCTGGCCCAACGATCCGTTAACCTGATTCTGCTTTGCCGCAGCGAACGAAAAGGACGTGAAGCGCAGCTCAGTATTCAACAGGCCAACCCCGCCGTTCGGGTCGATTTGATCACGGCTGATTTGGCCGATCTGGCGTCGGTGCGCCGGGCGACAGTGCAGGTTCGCGAGCAGTACGATACACTCAACGTGCTGATTAACAACGCCGGTTATACACCCGCTCGTATCGAGTTTACGCCTGAAGGTATTGAAAAGTCGTTTTTTGCCAGCCATATCGGGCATTTTGTGCTGACGCATGAACTGCTCGATTTACTGAAGAAATCGGCTACGGCTACTGAACCGGCGCGGGTCGTGACGCTATCGTCGGCGGCCTATCTGGGCGGGCGCACGTCGCGATTTTTCCGGCGTATCGAAACCCTTTCGCCCACGCTGGCGTATTGCGACGATAAGTTAGCCAATCTGCTGTTTGCCAAAGAACTGGCGAAGCGCACCGCCGGGCAAAATATTGTGTCGTACTCAGTGCATCCGGGCGCGGTGAAAACCAACTTCGGAGCCGATACGCCGGGCTTTCTGGGCAAGGTATTCGCGCTGGTGGGGCCGCTCATGCGTACACCCGAACGCGGAGCCGAAACGTCGATCTTTTTGGCATCGGCTCCACTCAAAGCCATTGGCGAGCGGAATAATGGTGCTTATTTTGCCGATAGCCGACCCAAGACCACGTATAATGGCGACATCACCGACGAAAAAGCCGCCTGGCTCTGGGAGAAAAGTCTGGTGTACCTGTAA